One Theropithecus gelada isolate Dixy chromosome 20, Tgel_1.0, whole genome shotgun sequence DNA segment encodes these proteins:
- the UMOD gene encoding uromodulin isoform X1 encodes MGQPSLTWVLLLVVASWLITTAATDSSEARAKYNCPAWWGWRTPQRGGDTEQGPDEGFASQGRWCSECHSNATCKEDEAATTCTCKEGFAGDGLTCVDVDECAIPGAHNCSANSRCVNTPGSFSCVCHEGFRLSPGLGCTDVDECAEPGLSHCHALATCVNVVGNYSCVCPAGYWGDGWHCECSPGSCGPGLDCVPEGDTLVCADPCQAHRILDEYWRSTEYGEGYYCDTDLRGWYRFVGQGGVRLAETCVPVLRCNTAAPMWLNGSHPSSDQGIVSRKACAHWSGHCCLWDASIQVKACAGGYYVYNLTAPPECHLAYCTDPSSVEGTCEECSLDEDCKSNNGRWHCQCKQDFNITDISLLEHRLECGANDMKVSLGKCQLKSLGFEKVFMYLSDSRCSGFNDRDNRDWVSVVTPTRDGPCGTVLTRNETHATYSNTLYLADEIIIRDRNIKINFACSYPLDMKVSLKTSLQPVVSVLNIRVGGTGMFTVRMALFQSPSYTQPYEGSSVTLSTEAFLYVGTMLDGGDLSRFALLMTNCYATPSGNATDPLKYFIIQDRCPQTKDSTVQVVENGESSQGRFSVQMFRFAGNYDLVYLHCEVYLCDTMNEKCKPTCSGTRFRSESVIDQSRVLNLGPITRKGVQATVSRAAFSSLGLLKVWLPLLLSATLTLTFQ; translated from the exons ATGGGACAGCCATCTCTGACTTGGGTGCTGTTGTTGGTGGTGGCCTCTTGGTTAATCACAACTGCAGCCACTGACTCCTCAGAAGCAA GAGCAAAGTACAACTGCCCTGCCTGGTGGGGTTGGAGGACTCCTCAGAGAGGAGGCGACACTGAGCAGGGTCCTGATGAAGGTTTTGCCAGTCAGGGAA GATGGTGCTCTGAATGTCACAGCAATGCCACCTGCAAGGAGGATGAGGCCGCCACGACATGCACCTGTAAGGAGGGCTTCGCCGGCGACGGTCTGACCTGCGTGGACGTGGATGAGTGCGCCATTCCTGGGGCTCACAACTGCTCCGCCAATAGCCGCTGCGTAAACACGCCAGGCTCCTTCTCCTGCGTCTGCCACGAAGGCTTCCGCCTGTCGCCCGGGCTCGGCTGCACAGACGTGGACGAGTGCGCAGAGCCTGGGCTTAGCCACTGCCACGCCCTGGCCACGTGTGTCAATGTGGTGGGCAACTACTCGTGCGTATGCCCCGCGGGCTACTGGGGGGATGGATGGCACTGTGAGTGTTCCCCGGGCTCCTGCGGGCCGGGGCTGGACTGCGTGCCCGAGGGCGACACGCTCGTGTGCGCGGATCCGTGCCAGGCGCACCGCATCCTGGACGAGTACTGGCGCAGCACCGAGTACGGGGAGGGCTACTACTGCGACACGGACCTGCGCGGCTGGTACCGCTTCGTGGGCCAGGGCGGTGTGCGCCTGGCCGAGACCTGCGTGCCAGTCCTGCGCTGCAACACGGCCGCCCCCATGTGGCTCAACGGCTCGCATCCGTCCAGCGACCAGGGCATTGTGAGCCGCAAGGCCTGCGCGCACTGGAGCGGCCACTGCTGCCTGTGGGATGCGTCCATCCAGGTGAAGGCCTGTGCCGGCGGCTACTACGTCTACAACCTGACGGCGCCCCCCGAGTGTCACCTGGCGTACTGCACAG ACCCCAGCTCCGTGGAGGGGACGTGTGAGGAGTGCAGTTTAGACGAAGACTGCAAATCGAATAATGGCAGATGGCACTGCCAGTGCAAACAGGACTTCAACATAACTG ATATCTCCCTCCTGGAGCACAGGCTGGAATGTGGGGCCAATGACATGAAGGTGTCCCTGGGCAAGTGCCAGCTGAAGAGTCTGGGCTTCGAGAAGGTCTTCATGTACCTGAGTGACAGCCGGTGCTCGGGCTTCAATGACAGAGACAACCGGGACTGGGTGTCTGTAGTGACCCCAACCCGGGATGGCCCCTGTGGAACAGTGTTGACG AGGAATGAAACCCACGCCACTTACAGCAACACCCTCTACCTGGCAGATGAGATCATCATCCGTGACCGCAACATCAAAATCAACTTTGCATGTTCCTACCCCCTGGACATGAAAGTCAGCCTGAAGACCTCCCTACAGCCAGTGGTCAG TGTCCTAAACATCAGAGTGGGCGGGACCGGCATGTTCACCGTGCGGATGGCCCTCTTCCAGAGCCCTTCCTACACGCAGCCCTATGAAGGCTCCTCCGTGACGCTGTCCACTGAGGCTTTTCTCTATGTGGGCACCATGTTGGATGGGGGTGACCTGTCCCGATTTGCACTGCTCATGACCAACTGCTATGCCACGCCCAGTGGCAATGCCACGGACCCCCTGAAATACTTCATCATCCAGGACAG ATGCCCACAGACTAAAGACTCAACTGTCCAAGTGGTGGAGAACGGGGAGTCCTCCCAAGGCCGATTTTCCGTCCAGATGTTCCGGTTTGCTGGAAACTATGACCTAGTCTATCTGCACTGTGAAGTCTATCTCTGTGACACCATGAATGAAAAGTGCAAGCCT
- the UMOD gene encoding uromodulin isoform X2 has translation MGQPSLTWVLLLVVASWLITTAATDSSEARWCSECHSNATCKEDEAATTCTCKEGFAGDGLTCVDVDECAIPGAHNCSANSRCVNTPGSFSCVCHEGFRLSPGLGCTDVDECAEPGLSHCHALATCVNVVGNYSCVCPAGYWGDGWHCECSPGSCGPGLDCVPEGDTLVCADPCQAHRILDEYWRSTEYGEGYYCDTDLRGWYRFVGQGGVRLAETCVPVLRCNTAAPMWLNGSHPSSDQGIVSRKACAHWSGHCCLWDASIQVKACAGGYYVYNLTAPPECHLAYCTDPSSVEGTCEECSLDEDCKSNNGRWHCQCKQDFNITDISLLEHRLECGANDMKVSLGKCQLKSLGFEKVFMYLSDSRCSGFNDRDNRDWVSVVTPTRDGPCGTVLTRNETHATYSNTLYLADEIIIRDRNIKINFACSYPLDMKVSLKTSLQPVVSVLNIRVGGTGMFTVRMALFQSPSYTQPYEGSSVTLSTEAFLYVGTMLDGGDLSRFALLMTNCYATPSGNATDPLKYFIIQDRCPQTKDSTVQVVENGESSQGRFSVQMFRFAGNYDLVYLHCEVYLCDTMNEKCKPTCSGTRFRSESVIDQSRVLNLGPITRKGVQATVSRAAFSSLGLLKVWLPLLLSATLTLTFQ, from the exons ATGGGACAGCCATCTCTGACTTGGGTGCTGTTGTTGGTGGTGGCCTCTTGGTTAATCACAACTGCAGCCACTGACTCCTCAGAAGCAA GATGGTGCTCTGAATGTCACAGCAATGCCACCTGCAAGGAGGATGAGGCCGCCACGACATGCACCTGTAAGGAGGGCTTCGCCGGCGACGGTCTGACCTGCGTGGACGTGGATGAGTGCGCCATTCCTGGGGCTCACAACTGCTCCGCCAATAGCCGCTGCGTAAACACGCCAGGCTCCTTCTCCTGCGTCTGCCACGAAGGCTTCCGCCTGTCGCCCGGGCTCGGCTGCACAGACGTGGACGAGTGCGCAGAGCCTGGGCTTAGCCACTGCCACGCCCTGGCCACGTGTGTCAATGTGGTGGGCAACTACTCGTGCGTATGCCCCGCGGGCTACTGGGGGGATGGATGGCACTGTGAGTGTTCCCCGGGCTCCTGCGGGCCGGGGCTGGACTGCGTGCCCGAGGGCGACACGCTCGTGTGCGCGGATCCGTGCCAGGCGCACCGCATCCTGGACGAGTACTGGCGCAGCACCGAGTACGGGGAGGGCTACTACTGCGACACGGACCTGCGCGGCTGGTACCGCTTCGTGGGCCAGGGCGGTGTGCGCCTGGCCGAGACCTGCGTGCCAGTCCTGCGCTGCAACACGGCCGCCCCCATGTGGCTCAACGGCTCGCATCCGTCCAGCGACCAGGGCATTGTGAGCCGCAAGGCCTGCGCGCACTGGAGCGGCCACTGCTGCCTGTGGGATGCGTCCATCCAGGTGAAGGCCTGTGCCGGCGGCTACTACGTCTACAACCTGACGGCGCCCCCCGAGTGTCACCTGGCGTACTGCACAG ACCCCAGCTCCGTGGAGGGGACGTGTGAGGAGTGCAGTTTAGACGAAGACTGCAAATCGAATAATGGCAGATGGCACTGCCAGTGCAAACAGGACTTCAACATAACTG ATATCTCCCTCCTGGAGCACAGGCTGGAATGTGGGGCCAATGACATGAAGGTGTCCCTGGGCAAGTGCCAGCTGAAGAGTCTGGGCTTCGAGAAGGTCTTCATGTACCTGAGTGACAGCCGGTGCTCGGGCTTCAATGACAGAGACAACCGGGACTGGGTGTCTGTAGTGACCCCAACCCGGGATGGCCCCTGTGGAACAGTGTTGACG AGGAATGAAACCCACGCCACTTACAGCAACACCCTCTACCTGGCAGATGAGATCATCATCCGTGACCGCAACATCAAAATCAACTTTGCATGTTCCTACCCCCTGGACATGAAAGTCAGCCTGAAGACCTCCCTACAGCCAGTGGTCAG TGTCCTAAACATCAGAGTGGGCGGGACCGGCATGTTCACCGTGCGGATGGCCCTCTTCCAGAGCCCTTCCTACACGCAGCCCTATGAAGGCTCCTCCGTGACGCTGTCCACTGAGGCTTTTCTCTATGTGGGCACCATGTTGGATGGGGGTGACCTGTCCCGATTTGCACTGCTCATGACCAACTGCTATGCCACGCCCAGTGGCAATGCCACGGACCCCCTGAAATACTTCATCATCCAGGACAG ATGCCCACAGACTAAAGACTCAACTGTCCAAGTGGTGGAGAACGGGGAGTCCTCCCAAGGCCGATTTTCCGTCCAGATGTTCCGGTTTGCTGGAAACTATGACCTAGTCTATCTGCACTGTGAAGTCTATCTCTGTGACACCATGAATGAAAAGTGCAAGCCT